The window GCCTTTCTTGGCTACATTGTGGCAGAGGGACGCTTGGAGATGGAccctcttcttcaccaggtttgatttctccctctcctgcagACCCGGCTCCCGCAATGTCAAACCAGACGCATTGTCACGCCAGTTTCAGGGAGAGGGTGATGAATCCATCTCTGCAGACACCATTCTACCGTCTCCTTGTGTTGTTGCATCCCTGACGTGGGAGatcgaggagagggtgagaaccTCTACAGAGGGGGAGGCTGGTCCCAGTGCTTGCCCCCCAGATCGCCTGCATGTGCCTGCAACCCTAAGGTCAGAAGTGCTCCAGTGGGCTCATGCCTCTAGGTTTTCCTGTCATCTGGGGATCCAGAGAACCTGTGACGTCCTCCAGcaacgcttctggtggcccTTGTTAGAGGAGGACACCCGGGAATATGTCAATGCCTGCCCTACCTGCAACCAGAACAAGTCTTCACGTCAGGCGCCGTCCGGTCTtctacagccacttcctgtgccgCATCGTCCCTGGTCACACATTTCTATAGACTTTGTCACTGGTCTGCCACCATCTGAGGGGAGGACGGCCATACTTACAATCGTGGATCGCTTCTCCAAGATGGCTCACTTCGTCCCCTTACCCAAGCTCCCATCAGCTAGAGACTGCCCAACTACTCCTCGACCATGTCTTCCGTCTCCATGGAATTCCTGTGGATGTGGTCTCAGACAGGGGACCCCAGTTCTCTTCCGTGTTCTGGCAGGAGTTCTGCAGATTGCTGGGAGCCACGCTGAGTCtgtcatcagggttccatcctcaATCCAATGGCCAGACTGAAAGGGTGAACCAACAGATGGAAACAGCCCTTCGGTAAACTGTGTCCCAGAACCCATCTTCCTggtcccagcagctgttgtgggtgGAATATGCTCACAACACTTTGACAAGCTCTGCCACAGGCCTGTCTCCTTTTCAGTGTGCCTATGGGTATCAGCCACCTCTCTTCCCAGCCCTGGAGAAGGAGGCCTCTTGCCCTTCAGTTCAAGCCTTCCTCCATCGCTGTCATCGGACCTGGGCCCGAGCTAGAGCCTCCCTCCTGAAGACTGCTGGCCGCTACTCCTCTGCTGCCAACCGTCGTCGTTCCCAAGCCCCAGAATATCAGGTGGGCCAGAAGTTCTGGCTCTCCACCCGGGACCTTCCACTGCGGGTGGAGTCCAACAAGCTGGCTCCCAAGTTCATCGGACTGTTCCCCATCGAAAGAGTCATCAATCCTGTGGCAGTCAGGCTCAAGTTTCCCCGGTCCATGAGGGttcacccaaccttccatgtgtCCAAGGTCAAGCCTGTCCGAGAGAGCCCTCTggtgcctgctgctcctccaccacctcctcgcTTCATTGATGGGGGACTCACCTATGCTGTGCGCCGCATCATCCGCTCCCGTGTTCGTGGCAGAGGCCTTCAGTATCTCGTTGACTGGGAAGGGGTATGGTCCAGAAGAGAGATCTTGGGTTCCTGCTCGTCACATTTTGGACCGAAAGCTCCTCCGTGACTTTCATCGGCAGCATCTAGATCAGCCCTCTCACAGCATGGTCGGGGGCTTCCCTCGTCGAGGGGTGCGTGCTGTCGGccctactgctgctcctgagccagaggaggattcCCGGTCGCAGACGGGAGATCTGCAGGtgaccttgtcctcctctcaggaATTCTAACCCTCCTTCcagtttccccctcctcccgccCTGGCTCATGGGACTTTTTGGGGACGTCGGGAGCCGTCActtgaggggtggggggttctgtcacactctgctccagcccatggactcattacttttccactgccctgctcacaccacaccctctgatcaccacacctgctctgtcACTGATAACACACCTGcactcactcatcaatcagctcacctaccagtatatattctccagcctcacactcactcggtgccagattgttctctgctatgcatgaccttccagtgtttacctgcctgtgtacgacctgcctgttctgcctgcctcccggttactgaacttttgcctgcctcgaccaagtccactgccccgcccttgaactgttctttgtttgccagattgcagttaataaacctgttaactgatcatcagttcattgcctgttttgtactgcacttgggtccataccatacccgtcataCTTTAGTCAcatttcctgcctccctccctccctcccagcctTCAGTGGGGGGTCCAgatgctccctccctcccagcctTCAGTGGGGGGTCCAGATGctcccttcctgccttcctccctgccttcctccctccctccctcccagcctTCAGTGGGGGGTCCAGATGctcccttcctgccttccttccttcctccctccctccctccctcccttcctgtcttTAGTGGGGGGTCCAGATGATCCCTCCCTGccttgctccctccctcccagcctTCATTGGGGGGTCCAgatgctccctccctcccagcctTCAGTGGGGGGGTCCAgatgctccctccctcccagcctTCAGTAGGGGGTCCAGATGCTCCCTCCTAgccttcctgccttcctccctccctcccttcctgtcttTAGTGGGGGGTCCAGATgatccctccctgcctccctccctcccttcctgcattcctcctttcctccctcccttcctgtcttTAGTGGGGGGTCCAgatgctccctccctccccgcagTCACGCTTGCGCCCAGAATCGAGCTTCCCTTTTGTTGCTTCCTTCCTTGTCACTAAAGACACTGAGTCCTGCATAAGCCCGTCCCTGGACGGGTCTTCAGCTGTGGACACCCACACAGGGACGATAATGGAAGTGCTGcaggatgacccccccccaacgtGATCTTCAGTGTTTGGAGCTTCACATGCCTAGAggcctctctgtccctccctgtccccctctGAGGTTATACTAGAATAAGAATATAATAAATAGAATATTCAGGACTCCTCTGGTCAGAAGTTCTGGTGGAGAACCAGCAGGACCTCTGTCAGTCTAATAGTTCTGTAACGATACGTTATTGGAGCTCAGCCGCACTCTGGAGGTGAAGGAGTTAAAGGTTTGCGGCTCCTCACACACTCGTTCCCAGTGGGGGTTTGGAGCAGCGCCCCTATAAGAGCCCGAGGGGGCGgcgcagcaccaccaccagcagcaccggcAGGTCGGCTGCACCTTCAGGTTTCTCATGTGAGACTTTGATCTGATCATATCTGTCATCTGTGGATCTCTTTGATCTGATCATTTGTGTCGCCTCAATCTCTTTGATCTGATCATTTCTGTCGCCTCAATCTCTTTGATCTGATCATTTCTGTTGTCTGTGGATCTCTTTGATCTGATCATTTCTGTTGTCTGTGGGTCTCTTTGATCTGATCATTTCTGTTGCCTCGATCTCTTTGATCTGATAATTTCTGTCGTCTGTGGGTCTCTTTGATCTGATCATTTCTGTCGTCTGTGGATCTCTTTGATCTGATCATTTCTGTCGCCTCAATCTCTTTGATCTGATCATTTCTGTTGTCTGTGGATCTCTTTGATCTGATCATTTCTGTTGTCTGTGGGTCTCTTTGATCTGATCATTTCTGTTGCCTCGATCTCTTTGATCTGATCATTTCTGTCGCCTCAATCTCTTTGATCTGACCATTTCTGTCGTCTGTGGATCTCTTTGATCTGATCATTTCTGTCGCCTCGATCTCTTTGATCTGATCATTTCTGTCGTCTGTGGGTCTCTTTGATCTGATCATTTCTGTCGTCTGTGGATCTCTTTGATCTGATCATTTCTGTCGTCTGTGGATCTCTTTGATCTGATCATTTCTGTCGTCATGGATCTTTAACAGGATGAATCTCACATCTGGGGGGGTGAACGTGTCGCTGAGCCTCCAGgatgtgtttgctgcagctgttgggaAGAATGTGACTGTTGTGGTGCTCTGCATCACCATCAACTACATCAACGCCACCATGGTCCACACCTTCAACAGAcatcacgtgtgtgttttttgtcttcttacacTTAAAGTCTTCTGTAAGTGCACCAGATCCACCAGATCCACCAGATCAGCGCCACATGGATCCCTGTCCCATCTGCTGCGGTCTAACTTCTGCTGTTTCCTTCAGATCTTCAGGACGAGCCCTCggttcatcctcttcatccaccTGGTGATCAACGACATGATCCAGCTGAGCATCAGCAGCGCCCTCTTCGTGCTCAGCTACATCGTGCGCACCCTCTCCGTGCCCGTGTGTTGCCTCTTCATCGTCCCGGCCATCAGCACCACGCAGAACACGCCCCTCAACCTGTCCTTGATGGCGGCCGAGTGCTACCTGGCCGTCTGCCTGCCGCTGCGCTACACCTACATATGTACAGTTTTCAGGACGCGCCTGAGCATCGCGCTGATGTGGACCACCAGTCTACTCTCTGTCCTTCCAGATGTTGCCATACTGGTGGCCACGGAACCTCCGGACTTCAGACACTCTAGGATCGTGTGCGGCAGGGACTCGCTGTTCCGCAGCAGCGACAGTAAGACCAAGAGGGACGCGTCCCACATCTTCTTCCTGGTGCTGGTCTGGTCCACTCTCTTCTACACCTACTTCAGGATTCTGTTTGTGGCCAAAGCTGCTGACAGCGGTGCTAAAAAGGCTCGGAGCACCATCCTGCTGCACGGCTTCCAGATGTTGCTGTCCATGCTGATCTACGTGAGACCCATGGTGATAGAATTGGTGATGAAGCAGTTTCCTGCCCACTTGGCATCCGTcaacttctctgtcttcatcatcaATCAGATGCTCCCGCGCTTCATCAGTCCTTTCATCTACGGCTTTCGAGACAAAACTTTCTGGAAGCACCTGAAGAAGTTCCTGTGTGCCACATTCACGGATGAACCATGAGGAAACATCGATCTTCTCGCCGCACGATGACCATCAAAACAGGAGAACGTGAACATTTcagccttcctgtctgtcacaTGACAAAAATAACCATTAAAGGAATTATTGTTGTGATCAAAGCAGAGGCCTGTTTTAACTGATGGAAAGATCTTTGATttatgagaggagaggagaggagaggagaggagaggagaNNNNNNNNNNNNNNNNNNNNNNNNNNNNNNNNNNNNNNNNNNNNNNNNNNNNNNNNNNNNNNNNNNNNNNNNNNNNNNNNNNNNNNNNNNNNNNNNNNNNNNNNNNNNNNNNNNNNNNNNNNNNNNNNNNNNNNNNNNNNNNNNNNNNNNNNNNNNNNNNNNNNNNNNNNNNNNNNNNNNNNNNNNNNNNNNNNNNNNNNNNNNNNNNNNNNNNNNNNNNNNNNNNNNNNNNNNNNNNNNNNNNNNNNNNNNNNNNNNNNNNNNNNNNNNNNNNNNNNNNNNNNNNNNNNNNNNNNNNNNNNNNNNNNNNNNNNNNNNNNNNNNNNNNNNNNNNNNNNNNNNNNNNNNNNNNNNNNNNNNNNNNNNNNNNNNNNNNNNNNNNNNNNNNNNNNNNNNNNNNNNNNNNNNNNNNNNNNNNNNNNNNNNNNNNNNNNNNNNNNNNNNNNNNNNNNNNNNNNNNNNNNNNNNNNNNNNNNNNNNNNNNNNNNNNNNNNNNNNNNACAGGTGAGAGTCAATCAtgtgatcatctccagagacactCTGATGGTCCTGCTTCTCCTCGGTGAGTCACAAAAATACACCTGAGCAGCTGAGCAGTCAGTTACACACTTGACTAATGTGACTGAGCTGCTTGACTTCATAAACCACATCAGGACATGATTCGTGGTTGATGATCATTTTCTGaccaggtcaggtgacctctgacctgatcaaagattgatttgataaagattgatttgtgtgtgtgtgtgtgagtgtgtgtgtgtgttaccagtCCCAGCAGGTTCAGGAACAGGTGTGTGCTTCCTGATCAGGTTGTACGCCTCACAACAAGTCCACGAAGTCGTGGAAGCGACTGGACGGTTTGTCCCCCCCGTTGATGACGTACGCCATGTCAGGTGAAGACAAGGGGGCGCGGTCTCTGCAGAGGCGGCCAATCACAGCCCAGAAAGAAAGGCATTCAGAAACAGGTGGGTCACACCTGCCAGATGTTCACTGGAGTGGTCTCACCGTTTGATGTTCCGAACATCTGTGCGTGTCCCAGGAACTTCCCAAAGTCATGTGGAACATGTGACGCTGCTCTTCAGCATGATGTGTCGTTGTGGCGGTCGCAGATCCCCAGGATGTAGGTGGCCACGCAGCAGCCGGCGCACGAGTAGATGAAGTCTCCACCGCCTGAAGAGCACAGGTGAACCTGTCAGGTGACCCGAACCTGTCAGGTGACCCGAACCTGTCAGGTGACCCGAACCTGTCAGGTGACCCGAGCAGCCGGCCGACGCCCGGCCGAGCGTTCGTACGCACCTTCTCATACTGGGCATCTGTAGGTTGTGTGCTTCTGCAACCAGTCCGCCAGGGGGCGGTCCTTAAAGGACCCTGTCACACCGTGTTCCACCTGGATCTTCCTCAGAGTGTCAGCATGAGGGATCATCTCCACCATACCTGGCAACAGGTGACAGCACACGAGGAGTCACCTGTCAGCTCCAGAGGCCCCACACagctgtccccgtccccgacactgtccccgtccccgacactgtccctgtccccgacactgtccccatccccgacactgtccccgtccccgacactgtccccatccccgacactgtccccgacactgtccccatccccgacactgtccccgtccccgacactgtccccatccccgtcactgtccccgtccccgacactgtccccgtccccgacactgtccccatccccgtcactgtccccgtccctgtccccgacactgtccctgtcactatccccgtccccgacactgtccctgtccccgacactgtccccgtccccgacactgtctctgtccccgacactgtccccatccccgacactgtccctgtcactgtccccgacactgtcactatcccgtccccgacactgtccccatccccgacactgtccctgtccccgtccccgacactgtccccatccccgacactgtccctgtccccgacactgtcccggtccccgacactgtccccatccccgtcactgtccccgtccccgacactgtccccgacactgtccccgtcccgACACTgtcgtccccgacactgtccccatccccgacactgtccctgtcactatccccgtccccgacactgtccccatccccgtcactgtccctgtccccgacactgtccccgtccccgacactgtcccgtccccgacactgtctctgtccccatccccgacactgtccctgtcactatccccgtccccgacactgtccctgtcactgtccccgacactgtcactatccccgtccccgacactgtccccatccccgacactgtccccgtccccgacactgtctctgtccccgacactgtccccgtccccgacactgtctctgtccccatccccgacactgtccctgtcactatccccgtccccgacactgtccctgtcactgtccccgacactgtcactatccccgtccccgacactgtccccatccccgacactgtccctgtccccgacactgtccccatccccgacactgtccccgacactgtccccgtccctgtccccgtcactatcccgtccccgacactgtccctgtcactgtccccgacactgtccctgtcactaTCCCCGtcccgacactgtccccatccccgacactgtccctgtccccgtccccgacactgtccccatccccgacactgtccctgtccccgacactgtccctgtccccgacactgtccccgtcaCTGTCCcggtccccgacactgtccccgtctccgacactgtccccgtccccgtcactatccccgtccccgacactgtccccgtcccgacactgtccctgtcactgtccccgacactgtccccgtccccgacactgtccccgtccccgtcactgtccccgtccccgacactgtccccgtccccgacactgtccccgtccctgtctaGAACTGTCCTTGTCCATGAGTGCAACACCTGGGCATCAATATGCTGCTGCTACATCCAACTGTTGCTAATCATTATGCTAACCATCATGCTAATCATCTGGAGAAGAGGCACGTTTGGATTCAGCTAAAATGCAGGTCATCAATTTCCCCCTCTCGTTATTATTAAACCTGATCTGGAACAACTTTAGGACgtgaaaccctaaccctgaccctaaccctgaccctaaccctgaccctgaccctaacccataacccaaatcctaaccctaacccctaactctaaccctaaccctgacccctaacccaaaccgtaaccctaaccctgaccctgaccctaaccctgaccctaacccaaatctaaccctaacccctaaccctaaccctaactctaaccctaaccctgacccctaacccaaaccgtaaccctaaccctgaccctaaccctgacccgaccctaaccctgaccctgaccctaacccaaatcctaaccctaacccctaactctaaccctaaccctgaccctaacccaaaccgtaaccctaaccctgacccctaacccaaaccctaaccctgaccctgacccttttcCCTGATCTTGGTCAGGGTGGACTGGCGGTGGTCCCAAAGCTGAGCGTCCTCCTGTGATGTCCACTCACCTCGTCCTCTACCAGTAGAGAAGCATTTAAAGATGACCATCCTCATGTCAAGACCCTCCTGGATCCAGATTTTGTTCATGATTCTGATGACCTGAAGAGTCAGCATGTCCTGCCGCAGGTCGTCTCCTGACTGGGGGACATGGGGGACATGGGGGGACATGGGGGAGAGGCTCCATCACTGCCGATAAAACCTGAGTTCAGTTTGAATAGAGGCTGTAAATCTCACTTTGAAGATGACACTTATGTGGTCTCCAAGAGGGTCCCGGTTTTGGAAGGACAGTTTCAGAGGAACCGCATTGGAGTTGAAGAAGGAACACAGCTGCACCACAGGGCAAAATGGTTAGATGATAATGGTTAGATGATTGCTAACAGCTAAGGCTAACAAGCCTAACGAGCCTAACAAGCCTAACGAGCCTGACACCTAACAAGCCTAACGAGACTGGCGCCTGACGAGCCTAACGAGCCTAACAAGCCTAACGAGCCTGACACCTGacgagcctaacgagcctgacACCTAACAAGCCTAATGAGACTGGCGCCTGACGAGCCTAATGAGCCTAACAAGCCTGGCGCCTGAAgagcctaacgagcctgacACCTAATGAGCCTGGTGCCTAACGAGCCTAACAAGCCTAACGAGCCTGGCGCCTGACGAGCCTAACGAGTCTGACACCTAACGAGCCTGGTGCCTAACGAGCCTAACAAGCCTAACGAGCCTGGCGCCTGACGAGCCTAACGAGTCTGACACCTAACGAGCCTGGTGCCTAACGAGCCTAACAAGCCTAACGAGCCTGGCGCCTGacgagcctaacgagcctgacacctaacgagcctaacgagcctggCGCCTGACGGGCCTGACACCTAacgagcctaacgagcctggCGCCTGACGAGCCTGACACCTAacgagcctaacgagcctggCGCCTGACAAGCCTAACGAGCCTGACACCTAacgagcctaacgagcctggCGCCTGacgagcctaacgagcctgacacctaacgagcctaacgagcctggCGCCTGacgagcctaacgagcctggCGCCTGACAAGCCTAACGAGCCTGACACCTAacgagcctaacgagcctgacACCTAACGAGCCTGGCGCCTGACGAGCCTGACACCTAacgagcctaacgagcctgacACCTAACGAGCCTGGCGCCTGACGAGCCTGACACCTAACGAGCCTGGCGCCTGACGAGCCTGACACCTAacgagcctaacgagcctggCGCCTGacgagcctaacgagcctgacacctaacgagcctaacgagcctggCGGGCCACCTGCGTACCTGGGTGTTGA is drawn from Takifugu rubripes chromosome 19, fTakRub1.2, whole genome shotgun sequence and contains these coding sequences:
- the LOC101076396 gene encoding odorant receptor 131-2-like isoform X2 yields the protein MMNLTSGGVNVSLSLQDVFAAAVGKNVTVVVLCITINYINATMVHTFNRHHIFRTSPRFILFIHLVINDMIQLSISSALFVLSYIVRTLSVPVCCLFIVPAISTTQNTPLNLSLMAAECYLAVCLPLRYTYICTVFRTRLSIALMWTTSLLSVLPDVAILVATEPPDFRHSRIVCGRDSLFRSSDSKTKRDASHIFFLVLVWSTLFYTYFRILFVAKAADSGAKKARSTILLHGFQMLLSMLIYVRPMMLPRFISPFIYGFRDKTFWKHLKKFLCATFTDEP
- the LOC101076396 gene encoding odorant receptor 131-2-like isoform X1 produces the protein MMNLTSGGVNVSLSLQDVFAAAVGKNVTVVVLCITINYINATMVHTFNRHHIFRTSPRFILFIHLVINDMIQLSISSALFVLSYIVRTLSVPVCCLFIVPAISTTQNTPLNLSLMAAECYLAVCLPLRYTYICTVFRTRLSIALMWTTSLLSVLPDVAILVATEPPDFRHSRIVCGRDSLFRSSDSKTKRDASHIFFLVLVWSTLFYTYFRILFVAKAADSGAKKARSTILLHGFQMLLSMLIYVRPMVIELVMKQFPAHLASVNFSVFIINQMLPRFISPFIYGFRDKTFWKHLKKFLCATFTDEP